One region of Branchiostoma floridae strain S238N-H82 unplaced genomic scaffold, Bfl_VNyyK Sc7u5tJ_1454, whole genome shotgun sequence genomic DNA includes:
- the LOC118407745 gene encoding uncharacterized protein LOC118407745, translated as MSATRENGRRDDSRRDDGSDSDTEVSSLKRVEPVLLVPEGRDALDSICPEYACTDRSRLWLTSLALMWCFVLGAVDCYSDWQAYGQLVYDTAEPEPSFAQRWGLFVFCAVGTLLFLWETLLNNLLEYCAMPHLDVELTLILVLSLEEIPLRVINYVTSVIRGRAAFWAMFSGWVGLLTVTFLHGLRMYKRSYHGSMVALREKTYYRRRGVVLTVICHVLFLTFFVLTIVQTAHYTTHKV; from the exons ATGTCCGCTACACGTGAGAACGGACGCAGGGACGACTCGCGCAGGGACGACGGGTCCGACAGCGACACAG AGGTGTCCTCGCTGAAGCGCGTGGAGCCCGTGCTGCTGGTGCCCGAGGGAAGAGACGCTCTGGACTCCATCTGCCCCGAGTACGCATGCACGGACAG GTCCCGTCTATGGCTGACGTCTCTGGCTCTGATGTGGTGCTTTGTCCTGGGCGCAGTGGACTGCTACTCCGACTGGCAGGCGTACGGACAGCTGGTGTACGACACGGCGGAGCCCGAGCCGAGCTTCGCGCAGCGCTGGGGGCTGTTCGTGTTCTGCGCCGTGGGCACGCTGCTGTTCCTGTGGGAAACGCTGCTCAACAACCTGCTGGAGTACTGCGCCATGCCGCACCTCGACGTGGAGCTCACCCTCATCCTCGTCCTCTCATTGGAGGAGATCCCACTCCGCGTCATCAACTACGTCACCAGCGTCATCCGCGGCCGCGCAGCATTCTGGGCCATGTTCAGCGGCTGGGTGGGCCTGCTGACCGTCACCTTCCTGCACGGACTGCGCATGTACAAACGGAGTTACCATGGCAGCATGGTGGCGCTCCGGGAAAAGACGTATTACAGGCGCAGGGGCGTGGTGCTGACAGTGATCTGTCACGTGTTGTTTCTTACGTTCTTTGTGCTCACAATAGTACAGACCGCGCACTACACTACACACAAGGTGTGA
- the LOC118407743 gene encoding alpha-tubulin N-acetyltransferase 1-like: MEFSFNIHSLFGEEISLVDCNCAPFRKVSNEPLDKNLTKVIDDLGEASAKAQGLHGPITAAYKLRNSDHRMYILKDAQANSGKGAAVGFIKVGTKKLFVLVSKLCCNYQSVRASCVVTIRVGVQVVL, encoded by the exons ATGGAGTTTTCCTTCAACATTCACAGTCTGTTCGGGGAGGAAATCTCGCTGGTGGACTGTAACTGTGCGCCGTTCCGGAAAGTCAG CAACGAGCCACTGGATAAAAACCTGACGAAGGTCATTGATGACTTGGGCGAGGCTTCAGCTAAG GCACAGGGTCTGCACGGACCCATCACAGCAGCCTACAAACTCAGGAACTCCGATCATCGGATGTACATCCTTAAAGATGCACAGGCCAACAG TGGGAAGGGCGCTGCTGTCGGCTTCATCAAAGTTGGCACCAAGAAACTCTTTGTCCTGGTAAGTAAGTTGTGTTGTAACTATCAGAGTGTGCGTGCAAGTTGTGTTGTAACTATCAGAGTGGGTGTGCAAGTTGTGTTGTAA